One window of the Bombus pyrosoma isolate SC7728 linkage group LG5, ASM1482585v1, whole genome shotgun sequence genome contains the following:
- the LOC122567964 gene encoding exosome complex component RRP46 isoform X1 — protein MSEETPESEFRLRPMNCELNQLSMPDGSAMLMQGNTAVVAGIYGPIEAKPQKMIYDKASVEVSYSPIKGPAKVDDRMTEMYIKETCEAAIIVTFHPATAICINVQELEDSGGILACTINAACLALINAGIPMKFTIAAVNCMIQEGTENIILDPDTTQLQEARAEFTFAFDSMKKDVICCNTVGCFTETEFLEAMEKCKQIGARINWEVLLTVVLQIRSISEEIVRLISLLFNYI, from the exons ATGTCTGAGGAAACGCCGGAAAGTGAATTTAGATTACGACCAATGAATTGTGAATTAAACCAACTTTCAATGCCTGATGGATCGGCAATGCTAATGCAAG GAAATACTGCTGTAGTTGCTGGAATATATGGACCGATAGAAGCAAAACCacaaaaaatgatttatgatAAAGCATCAGTCGAAGTATCATACAGTCCTATCAAAGGTCCGGCAA agGTGGATGACAGAATGACAGAAATGTATATCAAAGAAACTTGTGAAGCTGCAATAATTGTTACTTTCCATCCAGCAACTGCTATATGCATTAATGTACAAGAATTAGAAGATTCTGGTGGG atattagCCTGTACAATAAATGCAGCATGCTTGGCACTTATTAATGCTGGTATCCCAATGAAATTTACTATTGCAGCAGTGAATTGTATGATACAGGAAGGcacagaaaatattatactgGATCCTGATACTACTCAATTACAG GAAGCTAGAGCAGAATTTACATTTGCATTTGATAGTATGAAAAAAGATGTCATATGTTGTAATACTGTTGGTTGTTTTACGGAGACAGAATTTTTGGAAGcaatggaaaaatgtaaacaa atCGGCGCTAGAATCAATTGGGAAGTACTTCTAACCGTCGTACTTCAAATTCGATCAATTTCCGAGGAGATAGTTCGTCTAAtcagtttattatttaattacatataa
- the LOC122567964 gene encoding exosome complex component RRP46 isoform X2, whose translation MSEETPESEFRLRPMNCELNQLSMPDGSAMLMQGNTAVVAGIYGPIEAKPQKMIYDKASVEVSYSPIKGPAKVDDRMTEMYIKETCEAAIIVTFHPATAICINVQELEDSGGILACTINAACLALINAGIPMKFTIAAVNCMIQEGTENIILDPDTTQLQEARAEFTFAFDSMKKDVICCNTVGCFTETEFLEAMEKCKQVSQYVFDFYRNLVKKYANVI comes from the exons ATGTCTGAGGAAACGCCGGAAAGTGAATTTAGATTACGACCAATGAATTGTGAATTAAACCAACTTTCAATGCCTGATGGATCGGCAATGCTAATGCAAG GAAATACTGCTGTAGTTGCTGGAATATATGGACCGATAGAAGCAAAACCacaaaaaatgatttatgatAAAGCATCAGTCGAAGTATCATACAGTCCTATCAAAGGTCCGGCAA agGTGGATGACAGAATGACAGAAATGTATATCAAAGAAACTTGTGAAGCTGCAATAATTGTTACTTTCCATCCAGCAACTGCTATATGCATTAATGTACAAGAATTAGAAGATTCTGGTGGG atattagCCTGTACAATAAATGCAGCATGCTTGGCACTTATTAATGCTGGTATCCCAATGAAATTTACTATTGCAGCAGTGAATTGTATGATACAGGAAGGcacagaaaatattatactgGATCCTGATACTACTCAATTACAG GAAGCTAGAGCAGAATTTACATTTGCATTTGATAGTATGAAAAAAGATGTCATATGTTGTAATACTGTTGGTTGTTTTACGGAGACAGAATTTTTGGAAGcaatggaaaaatgtaaacaaGTTAGTCAATATGTATTTGATTTCTATAGAAATCTTGTAAAAAAGTATGCAAatgtgatataa
- the LOC122567987 gene encoding radial spoke head protein 6 homolog A isoform X1 — protein sequence MAYSYNIEEVPPDDVPCVEHDIRRAKKFLQKHSPQSGDSLYDHLTEVLAKILAERPKNAVDIFEEFSRKVKEERFKTQSNHLRDVYVAPAQYEDAKEIIKLFKNVQSIYEDKGDKLETEEEEEEGDTKNKIPNMLDLLFYFEQTGVGLPRVQMVLLNLSIRKLMAESPIENVRFWGKILGSPKNYYVVEADLQPEELNRRLERMAEEEKQRREEERTRAEEMAIVEREVAENMEREATEETEGVAEATEEKEPEGLKLVFPPLPTHSWVPPTEVPPERIGTGANTKVYFVCNEPGLDKWIELPPVTPQQIVIARQIVRYCTGNLETPYHTFPPFPGTEKNYLRAQIARISATTQVSPIGFFTFGAGDEEEELMEEVEEGGVLSENVHYDPLPIKDLIDPSMSNWCHHAPYLLKQGRVVWWNPKAAQEEEIGEEEEVGEEEEEETRAGPEAEVGPPLLTPLSEDAIVDSIIPWRVLQSSHVQLDQAVALIRSNIWPGAFAFACGRRFANVYIGWGHKYITYNYSPPSMPPVQDQYIIGPEIMEIQDPTFEQEEAYRISQMPPPPVIPMGEEEEEGVEEEEEEEEEED from the exons ATGGCGTACAGCTATAACATCGAAGAAGTACCGCCCGACGATGTTCCTTGCGTGGAACATGATATACGGCGTGCTAAAAAGTTTCTTCAAAAACACAGTCCACAGTCAGGTGATAGCTT GTACGATCACTTGACGGAAGTATTAGCGAAGATACTCGCCGAGAGGCCAAAGAACGCGGTGGATATTTTCGAGGAATTCAGCAGAAAAGTCAAGGAGGAGAGATTCAAGACTCAGTCCAATCATCTACGAGACGTATACGTTGCACCGGCGCAGTATGAGGATGCGAAGGAGATCATCAAGCTGTTCAAG AATGTTCAGAGTATCTACGAAGACAAGGGAGATAAACTCGAGacagaagaggaagaggaagagggggatacgaagaataaaatacccAACATGTTGgatcttctattttatttcgaacagACTGGCGTGGGATTGCCGCGAGTACAAATGGTGTTGCTTAATTTGTCTATACGAAAACTCATGGCCGAGTCTCCTATAGAAAATGTCAG ATTTTGGGGAAAGATACTTGGCAGtccaaaaaattattacgtgGTAGAAGCAGACTTGCAACCAGAGGAATTGAACAGAAGGTTAGAG AGAATGGCGGAGGAGGAGAAACAGAGGCGTGAAGAGGAGCGAACCAGAGCGGAAGAAATGGCTATAGTGGAGAGAGAAGTTGCTGAAAACATGGAAAGAGAAGCGACGGAGGAAACTGAGGGAGTAGCTGAAGCaacggaagaaaaagaacCGGAAGGTTTGAAGCTCGTCTTTCCGCCTCTACCTACTCATTCGTGGGTACCGCCAACGGAAGTGCCGCCGGAGAGAATCGGAACTGGTGCGAATACCAAG GTGTATTTTGTATGCAACGAGCCCGGTTTGGACAAGTGGATCGAACTGCCACCGGTTACACCGCAGCAGATAGTAATTGCACGACAGATTGTTCGCTACTGCACAGGAAATTTGGAAACGCCG TATCACACTTTCCCACCATTCCCTGGCACCGAAAAGAATTATCTCCGTGCACAAATAGCCAGGATTAGCGCGACCACCCAAGTTTCTCCGATTGGATTTTTCACTTTTGGCGCCGGAGACGAGGAGGAAGAGTTGATGGAGGAAGTGGAGGAAg GTGGAGTATTATCGGAGAACGTGCATTACGATCCTTTGCCTATTAAGGATTTAATAGACCCTTCCATGTCGAACTGGTGTCATCATGCACCGTATCTTTTGAAACAAGGCCGCGTCGTATGGTGGAATCCGAAGGCAGCACAAGAAGAA GAAATtggagaggaagaggaagtgggtgaagaagaggaggaggagacaAGAGCTGGACCCGAGGCAGAGGTTGGTCCACCACTTTTGACACCGCTATCGGAAGACGCTATCGTGGATTCGATAATACCGTGGAGAGTCTTGCAATCTTCTCACGTTCAACTTGACCAGGCAGTTGCGTTAATTAGATCAAATATTTGGCCTGGCGCATTCGCGTTCGCCTGTGGAAG GCGTTTCGCTAACGTGTACATCGGCTGGGGTCACAAATACATCACGTACAATTACAGTCCACCGTCCATGCCACCTGTGCAAGATCAGTACATAATCGGTCCCGAGATTATGGAAATCCAAGATCCCACCTTCGAACAAGAAGAAGCTTACAGAATTTCCCAGATGCCACCTCCGCCAGTTATACCGATGG gagaggaagaggaagaaggagttgaggaagaagaggaagaagaagaagaggaagattAA
- the LOC122567987 gene encoding radial spoke head protein 6 homolog A isoform X2 — MAYSYNIEEVPPDDVPCVEHDIRRAKKFLQKHSPQSGDSLYDHLTEVLAKILAERPKNAVDIFEEFSRKVKEERFKTQSNHLRDVYVAPAQYEDAKEIIKLFKNVQSIYEDKGDKLETEEEEEEGDTKNKIPNMLDLLFYFEQTGVGLPRVQMVLLNLSIRKLMAESPIENVRFWGKILGSPKNYYVVEADLQPEELNRRLERMAEEEKQRREEERTRAEEMAIVEREVAENMEREATEETEGVAEATEEKEPEGLKLVFPPLPTHSWVPPTEVPPERIGTGANTKVYFVCNEPGLDKWIELPPVTPQQIVIARQIVRYCTGNLETPYHTFPPFPGTEKNYLRAQIARISATTQVSPIGFFTFGAGDEEEELMEEVEEGGVLSENVHYDPLPIKDLIDPSMSNWCHHAPYLLKQGRVVWWNPKAAQEEEIGEEEEVGEEEEEETRAGPEAEVGPPLLTPLSEDAIVDSIIPWRVLQSSHVQLDQASTVHATCARSVHNRSRDYGNPRSHLRTRRSLQNFPDATSASYTDGRGRGRRS; from the exons ATGGCGTACAGCTATAACATCGAAGAAGTACCGCCCGACGATGTTCCTTGCGTGGAACATGATATACGGCGTGCTAAAAAGTTTCTTCAAAAACACAGTCCACAGTCAGGTGATAGCTT GTACGATCACTTGACGGAAGTATTAGCGAAGATACTCGCCGAGAGGCCAAAGAACGCGGTGGATATTTTCGAGGAATTCAGCAGAAAAGTCAAGGAGGAGAGATTCAAGACTCAGTCCAATCATCTACGAGACGTATACGTTGCACCGGCGCAGTATGAGGATGCGAAGGAGATCATCAAGCTGTTCAAG AATGTTCAGAGTATCTACGAAGACAAGGGAGATAAACTCGAGacagaagaggaagaggaagagggggatacgaagaataaaatacccAACATGTTGgatcttctattttatttcgaacagACTGGCGTGGGATTGCCGCGAGTACAAATGGTGTTGCTTAATTTGTCTATACGAAAACTCATGGCCGAGTCTCCTATAGAAAATGTCAG ATTTTGGGGAAAGATACTTGGCAGtccaaaaaattattacgtgGTAGAAGCAGACTTGCAACCAGAGGAATTGAACAGAAGGTTAGAG AGAATGGCGGAGGAGGAGAAACAGAGGCGTGAAGAGGAGCGAACCAGAGCGGAAGAAATGGCTATAGTGGAGAGAGAAGTTGCTGAAAACATGGAAAGAGAAGCGACGGAGGAAACTGAGGGAGTAGCTGAAGCaacggaagaaaaagaacCGGAAGGTTTGAAGCTCGTCTTTCCGCCTCTACCTACTCATTCGTGGGTACCGCCAACGGAAGTGCCGCCGGAGAGAATCGGAACTGGTGCGAATACCAAG GTGTATTTTGTATGCAACGAGCCCGGTTTGGACAAGTGGATCGAACTGCCACCGGTTACACCGCAGCAGATAGTAATTGCACGACAGATTGTTCGCTACTGCACAGGAAATTTGGAAACGCCG TATCACACTTTCCCACCATTCCCTGGCACCGAAAAGAATTATCTCCGTGCACAAATAGCCAGGATTAGCGCGACCACCCAAGTTTCTCCGATTGGATTTTTCACTTTTGGCGCCGGAGACGAGGAGGAAGAGTTGATGGAGGAAGTGGAGGAAg GTGGAGTATTATCGGAGAACGTGCATTACGATCCTTTGCCTATTAAGGATTTAATAGACCCTTCCATGTCGAACTGGTGTCATCATGCACCGTATCTTTTGAAACAAGGCCGCGTCGTATGGTGGAATCCGAAGGCAGCACAAGAAGAA GAAATtggagaggaagaggaagtgggtgaagaagaggaggaggagacaAGAGCTGGACCCGAGGCAGAGGTTGGTCCACCACTTTTGACACCGCTATCGGAAGACGCTATCGTGGATTCGATAATACCGTGGAGAGTCTTGCAATCTTCTCACGTTCAACTTGACCAGGCA TCCACCGTCCATGCCACCTGTGCAAGATCAGTACATAATCGGTCCCGAGATTATGGAAATCCAAGATCCCACCTTCGAACAAGAAGAAGCTTACAGAATTTCCCAGATGCCACCTCCGCCAGTTATACCGATGG gagaggaagaggaagaaggagttga